ACCATGTGTTATAAAGAACTGTACATACATAACGTGAGGAAATAGATAGCCAGATGTATCTGGGCTCAAAAGAGCAATAACGCCTCCTAAATAACCTATGAAAAAAACTATAAAATTAAGTGATTTTTTATTGCTTATCAATGAGTATACTATACAAATACTTCCTGTTCTGCATAGATAGAATGGAAGCCCATCTTTCAACATATTTATACTACTAGCAGCATACCAAGAATAAAGTAGTATTTGCTGAATTAAAATCAATACACCAAGGCATAACATAAAGGTCCTTCTGTTTTTTTCATATCTTAATTTTTCCTGATTAGATACAATTAATGCTCCAAGTAATAAAATAATGAATATAGGAATAAGGTGATGAATTGAAAACAGAGGAAATATTTTATTATCAAGCTCAGCTGTTGTGAAAAATTGTTCCATAGTAAACCTCCTTTCTTAAATGTTCATAATACATATTATTATACACTCAAATTTAGTTTGTTTTCAATTAAATTATCTATTATTTTCCATCCAATTTATAGCCCAATCTACTAGTTTGGGTTGACTTATAAATTTTACTTTAGCATTTCCAATAGTATAGGTTTTAATATTGTGTATTTTTTCAAATTCATCACCAAGTTTTATGAAATCACTATCATCTGGATTTTGAGTTTTATATGAAATCCATTCACGCTTACCATTAACTAAAACTGCGCTATGTTCAACTATAAAGTTTTTTGAACTAAAATTAGCTCTAGCTTCTGATAAATGAAGAGAAGTGTTTTTATCATGATTAACTCCTAGGAGTAATACATATCCATCAAGATTGTATATTTTATCTAGGGGCGAACCTATTCCACATATGTTTGATAAATCATGATTGGATACTATGTAGTTACTGTATTTTCCAACCGCAACTAAAGAACGAGATGGATGATCAGATCTATTAGCATTAGGCCAATTTCGAAGCATCTCCGCTATAGAGCCCATGCCAATAGATGGAGTGATATTTTTGTCATATGCAGGCCAGTGATCACGAATTACATCCCATTTTGACTGGTCTATTTCCCAGTGAACTCCAGTTTCGGGATCTAGATTTTTCCATGTTTGTGAGGGCATTATCAAAGTTCCTTCTTTACCTATTATTTCAAAAATAGCTCTTAATATAGTTTCTGAACCTCCAACTACGTATCCAAGACTTTTAAGTGATGCATGCATAATTATAGTTTGACCTTCTGAAAGACCGCATTTTTTAAATTCAGATATTAAAATGTCCTTTGTTAAAAGTTGATTTATATTATTCATATTCATTTCCTCCATATTATAGGTTAGTAGCTGAAAATATTAGATTTTAGGTGTTTTTTTACAGGGTATTTTTTATGTAGTCTATTTAGCTAATATAATAAAGGGTATAATAAAGACAATATAATGTCAAAATAATATAAAATTTTATATTAAAGAATAAAATAGAATTGTTAAATATTCATTTAAATGATAAAATACATTATCTAAGAATGTTTTACAGATAGTTAAGGGGAATTGATGGGGGCGAATTATAATGAATTTGAAGAGAAGTATGAAGAAATATATACAGGACTGGTATTTTATTGCAATTATAGTAGCTGTATTGACAACTGTATATATGAGTAGTGTTATTAATCATTATGGGATTTCAAGAAGTTTTTCAATTGAAGAAAAGTGGATAGATATACTTGGAGAGGGACTTTGTGCATGTTTTAGTTTTGGATGGATTATATTAATTATAATTACAGGTAGAATAAAGAAACTAAATGTTATAATGCTTACAGGTGGAATATTGTTCTATATAGGTCAGGTACAAGATTTGATAGATGAATTTTCTGATTTGCCTCCTTGGGGTAGTTATGTTGAGGATATATTTTTTCCGG
The nucleotide sequence above comes from Tissierellales bacterium. Encoded proteins:
- a CDS encoding TIGR02206 family membrane protein, whose amino-acid sequence is MEQFFTTAELDNKIFPLFSIHHLIPIFIILLLGALIVSNQEKLRYEKNRRTFMLCLGVLILIQQILLYSWYAASSINMLKDGLPFYLCRTGSICIVYSLISNKKSLNFIVFFIGYLGGVIALLSPDTSGYLFPHVMYVQFFITHGGMLLAALFLRVVDGYVPDRKELKKIIIYILVYSSFVSILNPLVNGNYGYLETPPKSAHFFSLLPSGLIYKFGITGVMCLLMSLVYIALSKKSIAHKNNFYRL
- a CDS encoding AAC(3) family N-acetyltransferase, producing the protein MNNINQLLTKDILISEFKKCGLSEGQTIIMHASLKSLGYVVGGSETILRAIFEIIGKEGTLIMPSQTWKNLDPETGVHWEIDQSKWDVIRDHWPAYDKNITPSIGMGSIAEMLRNWPNANRSDHPSRSLVAVGKYSNYIVSNHDLSNICGIGSPLDKIYNLDGYVLLLGVNHDKNTSLHLSEARANFSSKNFIVEHSAVLVNGKREWISYKTQNPDDSDFIKLGDEFEKIHNIKTYTIGNAKVKFISQPKLVDWAINWMENNR